From a single Myotis daubentonii chromosome 5, mMyoDau2.1, whole genome shotgun sequence genomic region:
- the TNFAIP8L1 gene encoding tumor necrosis factor alpha-induced protein 8-like protein 1 yields the protein MDTFSTKSLALQAQKKLLSKVASKATVAAFIDDTSSEVLDELYRATKEFTRSRKEAQKVLKNLIKVAVKLGVLLRSGQLGGEELVLLQRFRQRARRLAMTAVSFHQVDFTFDRRVLATALLECRDLLHQAVGPHLTAKSHGRINHVFGHFANCDFLAMLYGPAEPYVSHLRRICEGLTRMLDEDSI from the coding sequence ATGGACACCTTCAGCACCAAGAGCCTGGCCCTGCAGGCCCAGAAGAAGCTCCTGAGCAAGGTGGCGTCCAAGGCGACCGTGGCCGCGTTCATCGACGACACGAGCAGCGAAGTGCTGGACGAGCTGTACCGCGCCACCAAGGAGTTCACGCGCAGCCGCAAGGAGGCCCAGAAGGTGCTCAAGAACCTCATCAAGGTGGCGGTGAAGCTGGGCGTCCTGCTCCGCAGCGGCCAGCTGGGCGGGGAGGAGCTGGTGCTCCTGCAGCGCTTCCGCCAGAGGGCGCGCCGCCTGGCCATGACGGCCGTCAGCTTCCACCAGGTGGACTTCACCTTCGACCGGCGTGTGCTGGCCACCGCCCTCCTCGAGTGCCGCGATCTGCTGCACCAGGCTGTGGGCCCGCACCTGACCGCCAAGTCCCACGGCCGCATCAACCACGTCTTCGGCCACTTTGCCAACTGCGACTTCCTGGCCATGCTCTACGGGCCGGCCGAGCCCTACGTCTCCCACCTGCGCCGGATCTGTGAGGGGCTCACCAGGATGCTGGACGAGGACAGCATCTGA